A window of the Streptomyces finlayi genome harbors these coding sequences:
- a CDS encoding GNAT family N-acetyltransferase, whose product MGMSVTISAADTQDAEQIFKLRYLCFQSEAELYGNYRIDPLVQTLDSVRAELGADLVFVARLGDEVVGSVHGFTDPDGTGRIGKLCVHPRLQGHGLGARLLRAAESGLTDGRAATRFRIHTGHRSEGNLRLYRREGYARVGDATGQDGVRMILLEKDAAAPAYVVSA is encoded by the coding sequence ATGGGCATGAGCGTGACCATCTCGGCGGCGGACACACAGGACGCCGAGCAGATATTCAAACTCCGATACCTCTGTTTCCAGAGCGAGGCGGAGCTCTACGGCAACTACCGGATCGACCCGCTCGTGCAGACTCTCGACTCGGTCCGCGCGGAACTCGGCGCGGACCTGGTGTTCGTGGCCAGGCTCGGCGACGAAGTGGTCGGTTCCGTACACGGTTTCACCGACCCGGACGGCACGGGACGGATCGGCAAGCTCTGCGTCCACCCCCGGCTCCAGGGACACGGCCTCGGCGCCCGTCTGCTGCGCGCCGCGGAATCCGGTCTCACGGACGGCCGCGCGGCCACCCGATTCCGGATCCACACGGGTCACCGGAGCGAGGGCAACCTGCGGCTGTACCGCAGGGAGGGGTACGCGCGCGTGGGCGACGCCACCGGACAGGACGGCGTCCGGATGATCCTGCTGGAGAAGGACGCCGCCGCACCGGCCTACGTGGTGAGCGCCTGA
- the cbiE gene encoding precorrin-6y C5,15-methyltransferase (decarboxylating) subunit CbiE, whose amino-acid sequence MADRVTVIGWDGSPLSRAANAALSAATLVAGAAHHLALPEVPERAERIRLGSVDLAGRRIAAHRGSAVVLADGDPGFFGVVRTLRAPEHGLEVEVVPAVSPVAAAFARAGMPWDDAQIVVAHPRTLRRAVNVCRAHHKVAVLTSPGAGPAELALLLDGVHRTFVICEELGTDREQVTVLTSDRVADHSWRDPNVVIVIGGGPETTATGAWIAGRDPAYPRGVRGWALPADAYRDGGADTVGETGEGEFPGLRAAQLARLGPRTGDLVWDIGSGSGALAVEAARFGAAVLAVDSDPEACARTTAAARTFGVPVQVVQGRAPHVLERLPEPDVVRIGGGGVPVVTAVADRRPERIVTHASTRDEAEALGGALAANGYRVDCALLQTVELDTSAWSERERSVVFLLSGVRSDLAP is encoded by the coding sequence ATGGCCGACCGGGTCACGGTGATCGGCTGGGACGGCTCACCCCTGAGCAGGGCCGCCAACGCCGCCCTCTCGGCCGCCACGCTCGTCGCCGGAGCCGCGCACCACCTCGCACTCCCCGAAGTCCCCGAACGAGCCGAACGCATCCGCCTCGGCAGCGTGGACCTCGCCGGCCGCCGGATCGCCGCACACCGCGGCAGCGCCGTGGTCCTCGCCGACGGCGACCCCGGTTTCTTCGGCGTCGTACGCACTCTGCGCGCACCCGAGCACGGCCTGGAAGTCGAAGTCGTCCCCGCCGTCTCCCCCGTCGCCGCCGCCTTCGCCCGTGCCGGAATGCCGTGGGACGACGCCCAGATCGTCGTCGCCCACCCCCGTACGCTGCGCCGCGCCGTCAACGTCTGCCGCGCCCACCACAAGGTCGCCGTCCTCACCTCGCCCGGTGCGGGACCCGCCGAACTCGCCCTCCTCCTCGACGGGGTGCACCGCACCTTCGTGATCTGCGAGGAGCTCGGCACCGACCGCGAACAGGTCACCGTCCTCACCTCGGACAGGGTGGCCGACCACTCCTGGCGCGACCCGAACGTCGTCATCGTCATAGGCGGCGGCCCCGAGACCACCGCCACCGGTGCCTGGATCGCCGGCCGCGATCCCGCCTACCCCCGGGGCGTACGCGGCTGGGCGCTGCCCGCCGACGCGTACCGCGACGGTGGGGCGGACACCGTGGGAGAGACCGGCGAGGGCGAGTTCCCGGGTCTGCGGGCCGCCCAGTTGGCCCGCCTCGGCCCCCGGACCGGCGACCTCGTCTGGGACATCGGCTCCGGCAGCGGCGCCCTGGCGGTCGAAGCGGCCCGCTTCGGTGCGGCCGTCCTCGCGGTGGACAGCGACCCGGAGGCGTGTGCGCGCACCACAGCCGCGGCCCGTACGTTCGGCGTCCCGGTCCAGGTCGTCCAGGGCCGGGCGCCGCACGTCCTGGAACGCCTGCCCGAGCCCGATGTCGTACGGATCGGCGGCGGCGGCGTCCCCGTCGTCACCGCCGTGGCGGACCGCCGCCCCGAACGTATCGTCACGCACGCCTCCACCCGGGACGAGGCGGAAGCACTCGGCGGCGCACTCGCGGCGAACGGATACCGGGTCGACTGCGCCCTCCTCCAGACCGTCGAACTCGACACGTCCGCATGGTCGGAGCGCGAACGCTCTGTCGTCTTCCTCCTCTCCGGCGTGCGTTCGGACCTCGCCCCCTGA
- a CDS encoding RNA polymerase sigma factor, translating into MTRVDHAPPPAGPAVVRALLPLIRAEARAEAQAASADPADLEQAVWLRLFERNDAQGPPADAARWVRDAVRAEARRTRRTARHEHPYGSAEPAGSYGCPERAAVGADTRRVLRTAVERLPHPCARLLDAMLSPADPTYREIAGRLGMSQGSLGPMRSRCLGCLRRMLAAEVVAPELRGKER; encoded by the coding sequence ATGACACGTGTCGATCATGCCCCGCCCCCGGCCGGTCCGGCCGTCGTACGCGCGCTGCTCCCGCTGATCCGGGCCGAGGCGAGGGCAGAGGCCCAGGCCGCGTCGGCCGACCCCGCCGACCTCGAACAGGCCGTCTGGCTCCGGCTCTTCGAACGAAACGACGCACAGGGCCCACCCGCCGACGCGGCCCGATGGGTACGCGACGCCGTACGCGCGGAGGCACGCCGGACCCGGCGAACGGCCCGTCACGAGCACCCGTACGGCAGCGCGGAGCCCGCCGGATCCTACGGCTGCCCGGAGCGCGCGGCCGTCGGCGCCGACACCCGGCGGGTGTTGCGCACGGCGGTGGAACGTCTTCCCCACCCGTGCGCGCGGCTGCTGGACGCGATGCTGTCCCCCGCCGATCCGACCTACCGGGAAATCGCAGGAAGGTTGGGTATGTCACAGGGGAGTTTGGGTCCGATGCGTTCCCGATGCCTTGGATGTCTGCGCAGAATGCTCGCGGCGGAGGTTGTAGCTCCTGAACTGCGGGGAAAGGAGCGGTAG
- a CDS encoding GNAT family N-acetyltransferase, whose translation MLCLYTVFGMELRMTTTFPSISISTDRLVLRPFDMADVPAYIEMMNDELVTAWTESPHPYTQVDAERWVRRIAPAERTQGSGIVFAVTEFLTQRLVGSVRLLNTDWRTLATEVRYITAPWARGEGYATESVLALAEWLFRDQHFERIELRTPADNTASQQVAQKLGCISEGVLRNARIARTRTENGTDGGWTDIRTDLIVWGLLPEDLEGVAEQLADAGGYGSYNDWN comes from the coding sequence ATGCTGTGCCTTTACACGGTCTTCGGCATGGAGCTGCGCATGACTACCACCTTTCCGTCCATCTCCATCAGCACGGACAGATTGGTGCTGCGCCCCTTCGACATGGCCGACGTCCCCGCGTACATCGAGATGATGAACGACGAACTCGTCACCGCCTGGACCGAAAGCCCCCACCCCTACACCCAGGTGGACGCCGAACGGTGGGTCCGCAGGATCGCTCCTGCCGAGCGCACCCAGGGCAGCGGCATCGTCTTCGCCGTCACCGAGTTCCTCACCCAGCGCCTCGTCGGATCGGTCCGGCTCCTCAACACCGACTGGCGCACCCTGGCCACCGAGGTCCGCTACATCACCGCACCCTGGGCGCGCGGCGAGGGATACGCCACCGAATCCGTCCTGGCCCTCGCCGAATGGCTCTTCCGCGACCAGCACTTCGAACGCATCGAGCTGCGCACCCCCGCCGACAACACCGCCTCCCAGCAGGTCGCCCAGAAGCTGGGCTGCATCAGCGAAGGCGTCCTGCGCAACGCGCGGATAGCCCGTACGCGGACCGAGAACGGCACCGACGGCGGCTGGACCGACATCAGGACCGACCTGATCGTCTGGGGCCTCCTCCCCGAAGACCTCGAAGGGGTCGCCGAGCAGCTCGCCGACGCGGGCGGCTACGGCAGCTACAACGACTGGAACTGA
- a CDS encoding MetQ/NlpA family ABC transporter substrate-binding protein — MRKNIKITAAAAATAALALGLSACGTTSDPAAKSETGAQADTSKALVVAASPTPHGDILNYVKKNLADRAGLKLEVKEFTDYVLPNTATETGQVDANFFQHKPYLDDFNKQNDTHIVPVVNVHLEPLGLYSESVKDIKDIRSGQTIAVPNDTTNEGRALQLLAENGLITLEPGVGTSAELSDITDKKGLEFKELEAATVPRALSDVDAAVINGNYAIEADLEPGKDSLALEKAEDNPYANFLAVKEGNEKDARVQKLAKLLNSDEVKKFIEDTYQGSIVPAFGNPAKS, encoded by the coding sequence GTGCGTAAGAACATCAAGATCACCGCTGCTGCCGCCGCCACCGCCGCCCTTGCCCTCGGGCTCAGCGCCTGCGGTACGACCTCCGACCCGGCAGCCAAGAGCGAGACCGGCGCCCAGGCCGACACCTCCAAGGCACTCGTCGTCGCGGCGTCCCCGACGCCGCACGGCGACATCCTGAACTACGTCAAGAAGAACCTGGCCGACAGGGCGGGCCTCAAGCTGGAGGTCAAGGAGTTCACGGACTACGTCCTGCCGAACACCGCGACCGAGACCGGCCAGGTCGACGCCAACTTCTTCCAGCACAAGCCGTACCTGGACGACTTCAACAAGCAGAACGACACCCACATCGTCCCGGTCGTCAACGTGCACCTGGAACCCCTCGGCCTCTACTCCGAGAGCGTCAAGGACATCAAGGACATCAGGTCCGGCCAGACCATCGCCGTCCCCAATGACACCACGAACGAGGGCCGCGCCCTTCAGCTCCTCGCCGAGAACGGCCTGATCACCCTCGAGCCCGGTGTCGGTACCAGCGCCGAGCTCAGCGACATCACGGACAAGAAGGGCCTGGAGTTCAAGGAGCTGGAGGCCGCGACCGTGCCCCGCGCCCTGAGCGATGTGGACGCCGCCGTCATCAACGGCAACTACGCCATCGAGGCGGACCTCGAGCCCGGCAAGGACTCCTTGGCCCTGGAGAAGGCCGAGGACAACCCCTACGCCAACTTCCTCGCCGTCAAGGAGGGCAACGAGAAGGACGCCCGCGTCCAGAAGCTCGCGAAGCTCCTGAACTCCGACGAGGTCAAGAAGTTCATCGAGGACACCTACCAGGGCTCCATCGTCCCGGCCTTCGGAAACCCCGCCAAGTCCTGA
- a CDS encoding methionine ABC transporter ATP-binding protein, which translates to MITTTGLTKVYQSRGREVTALDGVDLHVREGEVYGVIGQSGAGKSSLIRCVNLLERPTSGTVTVDGQDLTALAGRGPRAGKELRAARSRIGMVFQHFNLLASRTVQDNVELPLEILGVSGRERARKALELLDLVGLSDKAKAYPGQLSGGQKQRVGIARALAGDPKVLLSDEATSALDPETTRSVLQLLRDLNQQLGLTVLLITHEMDVVKTVCDSAALMRKGQVVESGTVRELLATPGSELAHELFPVGGAATGPDSTVVDVTFHGEATGRPVISQLSRTYNVDISILGAAMDTVGGNQIGRMRIELPGRFEENVVPIGFLREQGLQAEVVDPEAPGVPARIVPAPLAKPAPLAKEAVK; encoded by the coding sequence GTGATCACCACTACGGGCCTCACGAAGGTCTACCAGTCGCGCGGCCGAGAGGTCACCGCCCTCGACGGCGTCGACCTGCACGTCCGCGAGGGTGAGGTGTACGGCGTCATCGGACAGAGCGGCGCCGGAAAGTCCTCCCTGATCCGCTGCGTCAACCTGCTGGAACGACCCACCTCCGGGACCGTGACCGTCGACGGCCAGGACCTCACCGCACTCGCGGGCCGGGGCCCCCGCGCCGGCAAGGAGCTCCGGGCGGCACGCAGCCGCATCGGTATGGTCTTCCAGCACTTCAACCTGCTGGCCTCCCGCACCGTCCAGGACAACGTGGAGCTCCCCCTGGAGATCCTCGGCGTCTCCGGCCGTGAGCGCGCCCGCAAGGCCCTGGAACTGCTCGACCTGGTCGGCCTCTCCGACAAGGCGAAGGCGTACCCGGGCCAGCTCTCCGGCGGCCAGAAGCAGCGCGTCGGCATCGCCCGCGCCCTCGCCGGCGACCCCAAGGTGCTGCTCTCCGACGAGGCGACCTCCGCACTCGACCCCGAGACCACCCGCTCGGTCCTCCAGCTGCTGCGCGACCTCAATCAGCAGCTCGGCCTCACCGTCCTGCTCATCACGCACGAGATGGACGTCGTCAAGACGGTCTGCGACTCGGCCGCGCTGATGCGCAAGGGCCAGGTCGTCGAGTCCGGCACCGTCCGCGAGCTCCTGGCCACCCCCGGCTCCGAACTGGCCCACGAGCTGTTCCCCGTCGGAGGCGCGGCAACCGGCCCCGACAGCACGGTCGTCGACGTCACGTTCCACGGCGAGGCCACCGGCCGGCCGGTGATCTCCCAGCTCTCCCGTACGTACAACGTCGACATCTCGATTCTCGGGGCCGCCATGGACACCGTCGGCGGCAACCAGATCGGCCGCATGCGCATCGAGCTCCCCGGCCGCTTCGAGGAGAACGTCGTCCCCATCGGCTTCCTGCGCGAGCAGGGCCTCCAGGCCGAGGTCGTGGACCCGGAAGCCCCCGGCGTACCCGCCCGGATCGTCCCCGCCCCGCTCGCCAAGCCCGCCCCGCTCGCCAAGGAGGCCGTCAAGTGA
- a CDS encoding methionine ABC transporter permease, which produces MTWSEMQPLLTQGTVDTLYMVLWSALVTVLAGLPLGVLLVLTDKGGLLANTPVNKVIGVIVNIGRSLPFIILLIALIPFTTWVVGTFIGPTAMIVPLAVGAIPFFARLVETAVREVDHGLVEAVQSMGGSIPTIVRKVLLPQALPSLVSGVTTTVIVLIGYSAMAGAVGGEGLGSKAVTYGFQRFDNQFMLVTVVLLVVIVTVVQLIGDGAVRLLARRGRTT; this is translated from the coding sequence GTGACCTGGTCCGAAATGCAGCCGCTGCTGACCCAGGGCACCGTCGACACCCTCTACATGGTGCTGTGGTCCGCGCTCGTCACCGTCCTGGCCGGCCTGCCGCTCGGTGTTCTGCTCGTCCTCACCGACAAGGGCGGACTGCTCGCGAACACCCCGGTCAACAAGGTCATCGGCGTGATCGTGAACATCGGCCGCTCGCTGCCCTTCATCATCCTGCTGATCGCGCTGATCCCCTTCACCACCTGGGTCGTCGGCACGTTCATCGGTCCCACGGCCATGATCGTTCCGCTCGCCGTCGGCGCCATCCCCTTCTTCGCCCGGCTCGTCGAGACGGCGGTCCGGGAGGTCGACCACGGCCTCGTCGAAGCCGTCCAGTCCATGGGCGGGTCCATCCCGACGATCGTCCGCAAGGTCCTCCTCCCGCAGGCCCTGCCCTCGCTCGTCTCAGGCGTCACCACCACCGTCATCGTCCTCATCGGCTACTCCGCGATGGCCGGCGCCGTCGGCGGCGAAGGACTCGGCTCCAAGGCCGTCACCTACGGATTCCAGCGCTTCGACAACCAGTTCATGCTCGTCACCGTCGTGCTCCTGGTCGTCATCGTCACCGTGGTCCAGCTGATCGGCGACGGAGCCGTACGCCTCTTGGCCCGCCGGGGGCGCACCACCTGA